ATCGGAGTGCCCGTGGTACGGCCTTCATAAACACCGGAAAGAATCTCAACGTGATCGGCCTCACGGCGTGCCGAAGTATGACGGCTCCTGCCGGTCGCACGGCGTTGCAAGTCGTGGGCAAATTCCTCGGCTGCAAGCTCCAATCCTGGAGGGCAGCCGTCAACAACACAGCCAATCGCCGGACCATGTGATTCACCAAAGGTCGTCACCGCCAGCAGCTTTCCAAACGTGTTCGCCCCCATGCACAAGCACCCTCAACGTTCGGCAGCCAACGCAGCGATACGGTCATGGTGGACCATCAACTCACGGCATTCAACCGCAAAGACACCCATCTGGCCGACTTTGAATTCGATCCAAGCGAAGTCGACATTCGGCAACCGCTGCACCAAATGTTGCTCGGACTCACCAACCTCACAGATCAACAAGCCATCCTCATCTAAGTGTGCCGGGGCATCACGCAAGATCTTCAGCACCAGATTCAGTCCATCCGGGCCGGCACGCAAACCCAACACTGGCTCATAACCATACTCCCGAGGCAGTGCATCGGTCTCGGCATCAGTCACGTAAGGCGGGTTGCTGACAATCAACTGATAGCGGCGCCCAACCAGACCAACAAACAGGTCTGACTTAATCAACTCGACGTTATGCGCCAACAGGAGCGCCTTGTTTTCCAAAGCTAACCCCAGCGCATCATCACTGATGTCGGCACCGTCCACCCTCCAATGCGGATTGTAGTGGCCCATCGCAATCGCAATGCATCCCGAGCCCGTGCATAAGTCGAGCGCATGGTGTACTTCGCGCCCTGCCAACCACGGCTCAAAGCCAACCTGGATCAACTCAGCAATCGGCGAGCGCGGCACCAGTGCGCGCGCATCGCTCTTGAAGTTCAGCCCAGCAAACCAAGCATCACCCGTCAGATAAGCCACCGGCACGCGCTCGGCGACACGCCGCTCAAACAGCGCTAGCACGCGCTCCTTCTCAGTACGCAGCAACCGCGCCTGACCATAGGCGGGGCCAAGATCGGGCGGCAGATGCAAGGTGTGCAACACCAGTTGAGTCGCCTCATCTAACGCATTGTCGTAACTGTGGCCAAAAGTCAAACCAGCCTCGTTAAAACGGCTGGCACCATAGCGGATCAAGTCGACAATCGTGTAAAGCTCATCGGCTGCGGCAGCAGTCATAGCAACAGCCAAAATCAGATCGGCCCAGGATTATAGAGGCACAGGCCGTATCATTGAGCATCCATTGCAGTGGAAACCACCAGGTTCGACCACAGTACCCATGCTGGTCTTACTGACCGCTGGCGTGGAGCTGCGCATCGGGCAAACATGGCTGGTCAGAGCCCCTCATCCAGCATGGCCACACACGCAGGCAGTACGCTGGTATGCGATACCCAATATCGACTTGCACGCATCCGGCGACATTCACTGATTTCACATACTCTGCAGGGACATGAGACCCCGGTGTTTTTGGGCTTCACCTTCTACCCGGACGTATGCCCGATCACGTTAGCCACACTGGCGCAGGCGCAGCAACAGCATGAGCCACTTCCGGAAGCACTACACCCACAGGTACTGCTCGTTTCGATCGATCCAGATCACGATTCACCAGTACGGCTGAATGAATAGGCCCGCCTCTTTCACAAAAACACCATTTTATGAACAAACCCCCCACTACTCATGTTTCAAAGCACACCTCCTAGAAGCCATACCAAAAGGCCCCGCATCTGCGGGGCCTCCCAGTACACAACACACCCTCAGACAATCGAACTCGCCGCCAGCAAGTGATGCGCATTGATGTCACGCACGGTCGCCTGTGTCGTCGTCACCGCAGGCGTCATCGCCATCGCAGCAATCAAACGCTCCACCTCACTGGACAGCACCGTCCCATCCTGGAACGCGAAAGATTCCACCTGATGAGCCGATCCACGGAACCAGTCCGCCACGGTCACCCGGTCGTCACCGTTATTGAAGAGGATGGAAAGATCGTCTCCTGACCTCCTAAACAGGGCCTCTTCACGATGCAGCCCCTCACCAAACACGAGCTTGTCGGAACCGCCCCGCTCCACGATGGTGTCGTGGCCGTCTCCTTTCTCGAACAAATACGTGTCAGCATTACTACTGCCGTACAGAATGTCGTCACCCGTACCGCCGATCAGCACGTTGTTATTGGCATACCAGGCCACCTTCAGCACATCGTTGCCGGCGCCGCCTTCCAAGCGGTTGCTGCCGCCACCGCCATCCAGCACGTCATCGCCATCGCCCCCTAGCATCAGATCGTTTCCTTCCCAGCCCTGCAGCGTGTCATTGCCAGAAGTGCCCACCGTCAGCCAGTCCAGGCTGCTCAGGGTATCTCCAGTCCAGATCGTGCCATCAGCAAAAATAATCTGCTCAATGTCAGCACTGCGGTTACGGTTACCGTTAGACGTCAGCCAGTCCTTCAAGCGGATGCTGTCGTGGCCATTGCCCAAATCCAGCACCACGTCTTGACCTTCACGCCGTATCCGCACATCGCTGGCAGCAATCCCCTCACCAAACACGAGCTTGTCGGAACCGCCCCGCTCCACGATGGTGTCGTGGCCGTCTCCTTTCTCGAACAAATACGTGTCAGCATTACTACTGCCGTACAGAATGTCGTCACCCGTACCGCCGATCAGCACGTTGTTATTGGCATACCAGGCCACTTTCAGCACATCGTTGCCGGCGCCGCCTTCCAGGCGGTTGCTGCCGCCACCACCATCCAGCACGTCATCGCCATCGCCGCCTAGCAGCAGATCGTTTCCTTCTCCTCCGTAAAGGGTGTCATTGCCCGCATCGCCGCGGAGAATGTCGTTGCCATCTCCCCCATACAGTGTGTCGTCTCCGGCGCCACCGAACAGCACATCGTCACCAGCGCCGCCCCGCAGGATATTGGCGCCTGCATCACCAAACATCATGTCCGCTGCCGCGCTGCCTTCGGCCTCTCCAGAAACTAAGGAAATCCAAGCATCCGCCAGGGCCTGCATCCCATCGGCGGTCGCCGCGGTCCGGTCGATCATGTCACGTAAGGCATCCAACGGATCCCAGCCGCTGCCAGCCACGGCGTCGCTGCCGTAGCGGTACAGGTCCATGACATCTTGAAGGGCCTGGGCTTTGTTGTGCTGCCAGGTGTGATCCAACTTGGCCTGCAACCCAGAAGCATCCCATCCCAGGGCGCCGTTGTTCTCTGTCGCGATGATCCCCGACAGGTAATCGCTGATCCGGGGGCCGAGGATCAGGCGGGCATAGGCGGATTCTTTCAGGCTGTCATAGGCTTTCATCAAATCGTCGATCTGCTCCGGCTGCAGCAAAATGCGCATTACCTCTTCGCGGTGTCCGTCGGGATGCACCACGCGGTTCCAAGTGAAGAACTGCCCACCCGTGGATATCTGGCCGTTTTGATCGCTGACCAGGCTGGAGCCGTTGAACTTCTCCAACATGGCGATGATCGGCCCAAGCCGGGCGTGCTGCTGCTGGGTCCAGGCCAGCACGGCCTGCTGCCCCTGGGCAGTGACGGACGCAGGCACGGCGCCGTGGTAATACACGGTGCGGGGCACCTCCCCGGAGGTTTCCAGGCGTTGCTCGGTGCTGGGCATGGCCGAGGTATCGGCCCACAAGGCCATGACCGGATCCAGCGCGGCACGCAGGGTGCCCTGGGTAGACCCGGACACCAGGGCCTGAAGGGCGGTCAATAAGGCGGGTGACAGGCTGGCGGCCTCTTGCAAATCGCGCACCGCACCGCTGCCTGTCAAGTACGGCAACACCGCCGCCGCGTCCGTCACGATCACCTGGTCATGGGCACCGCTGTAATCACGGTAGAAGTGGTTGAGGCCTAATTGCAGGTCGCCGACCAGGCCGGTGGTGCCATCGGTGCGGGTGTAGGTGCCGCGGTTGTCGATGAGGTTGCCGTTGCCCAGGTCCAGATCCTGGGTGTCGGTGGGGGTCAAGGTAATCGAGGCAATCCCCAGGCTGGAGAGGGTGAACAGCTCGTTGTCTTGGGAGCGGCCATCCTGGTTGAGATCGCGCCACACGCGCACATCTGCAAAGCGAGTGTCGGCAGCATCAAAGACACCATCGCCATTGGTGTCCAGATCGCGCAGCGCCTCAAAGCCGGAGGTAGCCTTCTGGCCGTTGCTCAGCACCGTATCGGCGCCGAACAGTTCGCTGCCATCATCAATGCGTCCGTTGCCGTTGCGGTCCAGCACCAGAAAGCCGTCATCGGGTTTCACCCAGCCGCTAGCATGTTTGACACCGTCGCCGTCGTGATCGAACAGGATGTGCTTACCCGCCGCCACGGTTTCGATGCCGTCGCCGTCCAGGTCCAGCACCAGCGGGTCGATGCGGGGGGTGAAGTTTCTTGCCTCATGGAAAGATTCATACGCCCTATGCGATAACTCAGATATAGACCAATCATTAAATATAAAAGGGATCTTTTCTATATTATTCAGAAGATATTGACTGTATGGATTCCACTGTAAAGCTGCAGTAGAAGGTAATATGATACCAGCAGAAATAAACGCTGCGGCTTGCCAAGTAGTACAATTATAAGTACCTCTACCCCCAAAACCAAGAACAAAATAATTTTGACCTCGACGAGTGGCTTCGATAAATCTCATTAACGCATTATACTGATCCACACTAATACTATACTTCAAACTACTTCATTGATA
This region of Xylella taiwanensis genomic DNA includes:
- the prmB gene encoding 50S ribosomal protein L3 N(5)-glutamine methyltransferase; this translates as MTAAAADELYTIVDLIRYGASRFNEAGLTFGHSYDNALDEATQLVLHTLHLPPDLGPAYGQARLLRTEKERVLALFERRVAERVPVAYLTGDAWFAGLNFKSDARALVPRSPIAELIQVGFEPWLAGREVHHALDLCTGSGCIAIAMGHYNPHWRVDGADISDDALGLALENKALLLAHNVELIKSDLFVGLVGRRYQLIVSNPPYVTDAETDALPREYGYEPVLGLRAGPDGLNLVLKILRDAPAHLDEDGLLICEVGESEQHLVQRLPNVDFAWIEFKVGQMGVFAVECRELMVHHDRIAALAAER
- a CDS encoding SCO family protein produces the protein MATHAGSTLVCDTQYRLARIRRHSLISHTLQGHETPVFLGFTFYPDVCPITLATLAQAQQQHEPLPEALHPQVLLVSIDPDHDSPVRLNE